In a single window of the Bacillus mycoides genome:
- a CDS encoding ABC transporter permease subunit — protein MAKKGNVLQQLGSLIGLVLIIVVITALNPAFIEIPNLFNILRQVSINALIAFGMTFVILTGGIDLSVGSILALSSALVAGMMASGMDPFLAMVVGLLAGLAMGIVNGIIIAKGKVAPFIATLATMTIFRGLTLVYMDGRPITGLGDHLMFQMFGRGYFLGIPVPAVTMMIAFAVLYFILKKTTFGRRTFAIGGNEEAAALSGINVTRIKVMIYGLSGILAALAGIVLTSRLDSAQPTAGTSYELDAIAAVVLGGTSLSGGRGWIVGTFIGVLIIGVLNNGLNLLGVSSFFQQVVKGLVILLAVLIDRRKEA, from the coding sequence ATGGCTAAGAAGGGGAATGTATTACAACAACTTGGTTCTTTAATTGGATTAGTATTAATTATCGTAGTAATTACAGCTTTAAATCCAGCATTTATTGAAATTCCAAATTTATTTAATATACTGCGCCAAGTATCGATTAATGCACTCATTGCATTTGGAATGACCTTCGTTATTTTAACAGGGGGTATTGACTTATCGGTAGGTTCTATTTTAGCATTATCAAGTGCACTTGTTGCCGGAATGATGGCAAGTGGCATGGATCCGTTCCTTGCAATGGTAGTTGGATTGTTAGCAGGTCTTGCAATGGGGATTGTAAACGGTATCATTATTGCGAAGGGAAAAGTAGCTCCGTTTATTGCAACTTTAGCAACAATGACTATTTTTCGCGGGTTGACGCTTGTTTATATGGACGGACGTCCGATCACTGGTCTTGGTGATCATTTAATGTTCCAAATGTTTGGCCGTGGTTATTTCCTTGGTATTCCTGTGCCAGCCGTTACAATGATGATTGCTTTTGCAGTATTGTACTTTATTTTAAAGAAAACAACGTTTGGTCGCCGTACGTTTGCGATTGGTGGAAATGAAGAAGCGGCAGCTTTATCAGGTATTAATGTTACGAGAATTAAAGTAATGATTTACGGTCTTTCCGGAATTTTGGCAGCGCTTGCAGGTATTGTCTTAACATCAAGGTTAGATTCTGCACAGCCGACTGCTGGTACTTCTTACGAATTGGATGCAATTGCTGCAGTTGTGTTAGGAGGAACGAGTCTTTCAGGTGGAAGAGGATGGATTGTTGGTACATTCATCGGTGTGCTTATTATTGGTGTACTAAATAACGGTTTAAATTTATTAGGTGTATCTTCTTTCTTCCAACAAGTTGTAAAAGGACTTGTAATCTTACTAGCTGTACTAATTGATCGTCGAAAAGAAGCGTAA
- the rbsR gene encoding ribose operon transcriptional repressor RbsR, whose amino-acid sequence MSTIKDVAKLAGVSVATVSRVLNKNGYVHEDTLKKVERAIEMLDYKPSTVARSLYNKKSRLIGLVVPNIVNPFFPEVARAVEDVAHKQGYTVVLCNSDENLEKEKQYIDVLRQNNVDGFIVATNPQNSVNYMNLSIPVVAIDRMFNERIPTVYADNYAGSQAATKLLIDKGCKHIAHIRGPRDVSTANERFEGFVDVITQNNLSYMIAESTFDPANSERVAVELLEEYPHIDGIVAGNDLIAIGVVKAALQKGISIPDDLQIIGFDGISLTEMMYPSITTVAQPIYEMGKIATELLLEQMEGNPLEEKHYRLPIEIIERNTTK is encoded by the coding sequence ATGAGTACGATTAAAGACGTTGCAAAATTAGCAGGGGTATCTGTTGCGACCGTTTCCAGAGTGTTAAATAAAAATGGATATGTCCATGAGGATACATTAAAGAAAGTAGAGCGAGCAATTGAAATGCTAGATTATAAGCCTAGTACAGTAGCGCGTTCTTTATATAATAAAAAGTCTCGTTTAATTGGCTTAGTTGTTCCAAATATCGTGAATCCATTCTTTCCGGAAGTTGCACGTGCTGTAGAAGATGTAGCACATAAGCAAGGTTACACAGTTGTACTTTGTAACTCTGATGAAAATTTAGAAAAAGAGAAGCAATACATTGATGTGCTTAGACAAAATAATGTGGACGGATTTATTGTAGCAACGAATCCACAAAATAGTGTTAATTACATGAATTTGTCTATTCCAGTTGTTGCGATTGACCGTATGTTTAATGAGCGCATTCCTACTGTATATGCAGATAACTATGCAGGGAGCCAGGCGGCGACAAAGTTATTAATAGACAAAGGGTGTAAACATATTGCACATATTCGTGGACCGCGTGATGTGAGCACAGCTAATGAACGTTTTGAAGGTTTTGTAGACGTTATTACGCAAAATAATCTTTCTTATATGATTGCAGAGAGTACATTCGATCCAGCTAATAGTGAACGGGTAGCGGTGGAATTATTAGAAGAATATCCGCATATTGATGGAATTGTTGCTGGGAATGATTTAATTGCAATCGGCGTTGTAAAGGCTGCACTTCAAAAGGGAATTTCTATTCCAGACGATTTACAAATTATTGGATTCGATGGAATTTCTTTAACTGAAATGATGTATCCATCTATTACGACTGTTGCACAGCCAATTTATGAAATGGGGAAAATTGCAACAGAATTGTTGTTAGAGCAGATGGAAGGAAATCCATTAGAAGAGAAACACTATCGTTTACCGATTGAAATTATAGAACGAAATACAACGAAGTAA
- the glpT gene encoding glycerol-3-phosphate transporter has translation MFFTQLFKPAPHAERLPADRTDSEYRKLRLQVFLGIFIGYAGYYFVRKNFSLAMPYLIEQGFSKGELGIILSAVSIAYGLSKFLMGIVSDRCNPRYFLAAGLFLSGIINIIFGSFSFITTSIILMFVLQFLNGWVQGMGWPPCGRTMVHWFSISERGTKMSIWNVAHNVGGALMPSLVTLGLYFFANDWKSIFYFPGILSILVGIYVLITMRDTPQSCGLPSIEEHTGEYPSDEKVADRERELSVKEILFTYILNNKFLWYIAIANVFVYFVRYGVVDWAPTYLVEEKSFTHSSSRTAYALYEWAGIPGTLLCGWMSDKLFKGRRAPAGILFMVGVFIAVLVYWLNPAGHPIIDSIALVSIGFLIYGPVMLIGLHALDLAPKKAAGTAAGLTGFFGYLGGATFASAAMGFIVDAFGWDGGFILLLVSCVLAMFFLALTLNTGSAKSKEV, from the coding sequence ATGTTTTTCACACAATTATTTAAACCTGCGCCCCACGCAGAACGCTTACCAGCTGATCGCACTGATAGCGAATACCGCAAATTGCGTTTGCAAGTATTCTTAGGTATCTTCATCGGTTATGCGGGTTACTACTTTGTTCGAAAAAACTTTTCACTCGCAATGCCATACTTAATCGAACAAGGCTTTAGTAAAGGGGAACTTGGGATTATCCTTTCAGCAGTATCTATCGCTTACGGATTAAGTAAATTTCTTATGGGTATCGTATCCGATCGTTGTAATCCTCGCTACTTTTTAGCAGCTGGGCTATTTTTATCCGGTATCATTAATATTATTTTCGGCTCATTTTCTTTCATTACAACGAGCATTATACTTATGTTTGTACTTCAGTTTTTAAATGGATGGGTACAAGGTATGGGATGGCCTCCTTGTGGTCGTACGATGGTTCACTGGTTCTCCATTAGTGAACGTGGTACAAAAATGTCTATTTGGAACGTCGCTCATAATGTCGGCGGCGCGCTTATGCCTTCTCTCGTTACATTAGGCTTATATTTCTTTGCAAATGACTGGAAAAGTATATTTTACTTCCCAGGTATTCTTTCAATTTTGGTGGGGATTTATGTATTAATTACGATGAGAGATACACCTCAATCTTGCGGATTACCTTCTATTGAAGAACATACTGGGGAATATCCATCAGATGAAAAAGTAGCGGACCGTGAACGCGAACTTTCGGTAAAGGAAATTTTATTTACATACATATTAAACAATAAGTTTTTATGGTACATCGCTATCGCTAATGTCTTTGTTTATTTCGTTCGTTACGGCGTTGTAGACTGGGCTCCTACTTATTTAGTAGAAGAAAAAAGCTTTACTCACAGTAGCTCACGTACAGCTTATGCTCTATACGAATGGGCTGGTATTCCAGGTACACTTCTTTGCGGATGGATGAGTGATAAACTATTTAAAGGGCGCCGCGCACCTGCTGGCATTCTATTTATGGTCGGTGTATTCATTGCCGTTCTTGTTTACTGGCTAAATCCTGCTGGGCATCCAATCATTGATAGTATCGCACTTGTTTCCATTGGATTTTTAATTTACGGACCTGTTATGCTAATTGGTCTTCACGCGCTTGACTTAGCACCCAAAAAAGCTGCTGGAACTGCCGCTGGGTTAACTGGGTTCTTCGGTTACCTAGGGGGAGCTACTTTTGCTAGCGCAGCTATGGGCTTTATCGTAGATGCATTCGGATGGGATGGCGGATTCATCTTATTACTTGTATCTTGCGTACTTGCAATGTTCTTCCTTGCTCTTACTTTAAATACAGGATCTGCTAAATCAAAAGAAGTTTAA
- a CDS encoding universal stress protein, which translates to MYKQILLACDGSEHALRAAEHATYIAKFNEETHVEVVYVVDNRTAKSDIIQGQTDLETISASRKDKLKEIEGLLKKENISYKITILHGDPGDTIVQYVNTGDIDLIIAGSRGLNTLQEMVLGSVSHKIAKRVKCPVMIIK; encoded by the coding sequence ATGTACAAACAAATTTTATTAGCATGCGATGGTTCTGAACATGCACTTCGAGCAGCCGAGCATGCAACATATATTGCGAAATTTAACGAAGAAACACATGTTGAAGTTGTGTACGTAGTAGATAATAGAACGGCAAAGTCAGATATTATACAAGGACAAACGGATTTAGAAACAATATCAGCTAGTCGAAAAGATAAATTAAAAGAGATTGAGGGTTTATTAAAGAAAGAGAACATTTCCTACAAAATTACGATTCTACATGGCGATCCAGGAGATACGATTGTTCAATATGTAAATACAGGAGATATAGATCTTATTATTGCTGGGAGTAGAGGGCTAAATACACTGCAAGAGATGGTGCTTGGTAGTGTAAGTCATAAAATAGCAAAGCGTGTGAAATGCCCGGTTATGATTATAAAATAA
- the rbsD gene encoding D-ribose pyranase, with product MKKHGVLNSEIAAVLASLGHTDTIVIADCGLPIPDGVKRIDLAVEIGKPSFLDVLQVVADDMAIEKVMLAEEVIINNAEVNKEVEMRLIEPAFEYVSHKEFKEHTKRAKAIIRTGEATPYANVILHAGVIF from the coding sequence ATGAAAAAGCACGGTGTATTAAATAGCGAAATTGCGGCAGTCCTTGCTTCACTTGGACATACAGATACGATTGTAATTGCTGATTGCGGGTTACCTATTCCTGATGGAGTAAAACGAATTGATTTAGCAGTTGAAATCGGAAAGCCTAGCTTTTTAGACGTATTACAAGTAGTTGCTGATGATATGGCAATTGAAAAAGTGATGTTAGCAGAAGAAGTTATTATAAATAATGCAGAGGTAAATAAAGAAGTTGAGATGCGATTAATAGAGCCAGCATTTGAATATGTGTCTCATAAGGAATTTAAAGAGCATACAAAGAGAGCGAAGGCGATTATTCGTACAGGAGAAGCAACGCCTTATGCGAATGTTATTTTACATGCAGGCGTGATTTTTTAA
- the rbsA gene encoding ribose ABC transporter ATP-binding protein RbsA, translated as MHIEMKNISKAFSGNPVLKNAQFMIETGEVHALMGENGAGKSTLMKILTGVYKKDSGTVMIDGKERTFKSAKEAEEYGIAFIHQELNILPNLTVAENMFLGKELMYGKTGILRTRQMNAIAQQQLADLGLHVRGAMLAGELSVGQQQIIEIAKALMTKASVIIMDEPTAALTDREIETLFIVINKLRKEGVSFVYISHRMEEIFSICDAITILRDGEYVGKRLIPETSFDEVVSMMVGRSIGERYPERNSQIGEVIFEMRNGTKKGKFENVSFQVRKGEILGVAGLMGAGRTDIMKAIFGYEPLDSGKIFMNGQEVKIDSPIDAIRQRIAFITEDRKSEGLVLDFSIRENLALPNLESLSKGSVVNKGLERQFTEDMMKLLNVKAANGEQAVKSLSGGNQQKIVIAKWLGIHPQLLILDEPTRGVDVGAKKEIYSIMNKLTEQGDAVIMVSSELPEVLGMSDRVLVIHEGKIGGILEKDQASQESIMALATGGE; from the coding sequence ATGCATATTGAAATGAAGAACATTTCAAAAGCGTTCAGTGGTAATCCTGTTCTAAAAAACGCACAGTTTATGATTGAAACAGGAGAAGTCCATGCATTGATGGGGGAAAATGGAGCGGGGAAATCGACGCTCATGAAGATTTTAACAGGTGTATATAAAAAAGACAGTGGAACAGTCATGATTGATGGGAAAGAACGAACTTTTAAAAGTGCGAAAGAAGCTGAAGAGTATGGTATTGCATTTATCCATCAAGAGTTGAACATATTACCGAATTTAACGGTAGCTGAAAATATGTTTCTTGGAAAAGAGTTAATGTATGGGAAAACGGGCATTTTACGTACGCGTCAAATGAATGCGATTGCCCAGCAACAATTAGCAGATCTTGGTCTACATGTGAGAGGTGCTATGCTAGCAGGTGAATTATCAGTTGGACAACAGCAAATTATTGAAATTGCTAAAGCATTAATGACAAAGGCGAGCGTTATTATTATGGATGAACCTACAGCAGCATTAACAGATCGCGAAATTGAAACTCTGTTTATTGTTATTAATAAATTGCGTAAAGAGGGCGTTTCATTCGTTTATATTTCACACCGGATGGAAGAAATTTTTTCAATATGTGATGCTATTACGATTTTGCGTGATGGAGAATATGTAGGGAAAAGATTAATTCCAGAAACGTCATTTGATGAAGTAGTTAGCATGATGGTGGGCCGCAGTATTGGTGAACGTTATCCAGAACGAAATAGTCAAATTGGCGAAGTGATTTTTGAAATGCGAAACGGAACGAAAAAAGGAAAATTTGAAAATGTTTCGTTTCAAGTTAGAAAAGGTGAAATCCTTGGTGTTGCGGGCTTGATGGGAGCTGGTCGCACGGATATTATGAAAGCAATATTTGGATATGAACCGCTCGATTCAGGAAAAATTTTCATGAATGGACAAGAAGTAAAAATTGATAGTCCAATTGATGCGATTAGACAACGAATTGCCTTTATTACAGAGGATAGAAAATCTGAAGGGCTTGTGTTAGATTTTTCGATTCGTGAAAATTTAGCTTTACCAAATTTAGAAAGTCTTTCAAAGGGAAGCGTGGTTAATAAAGGTTTAGAACGGCAATTTACAGAGGATATGATGAAGCTTCTTAATGTGAAAGCAGCAAACGGAGAGCAAGCTGTCAAATCTCTTTCTGGTGGAAATCAGCAAAAGATTGTAATTGCAAAATGGTTAGGTATTCATCCGCAGTTACTCATTTTAGATGAACCAACGAGAGGTGTAGATGTTGGGGCTAAAAAAGAAATTTACTCTATTATGAATAAGCTTACCGAGCAAGGAGATGCCGTTATTATGGTATCGTCTGAGCTTCCAGAAGTTTTAGGAATGAGTGATCGAGTTCTCGTCATTCATGAAGGGAAAATCGGTGGTATTTTAGAGAAAGATCAGGCATCGCAAGAGTCTATTATGGCACTAGCTACAGGGGGAGAGTAA
- the rbsB gene encoding ribose ABC transporter substrate-binding protein RbsB — MKKWLLILVACIMVVTAGCSMEPPEWAKDSSDKGRNKTIKVGFSVSTLNNPFFVTLKKGAEKKAKDSGIELIAVDAQNDAAKQTNDVEDLIQKGVDVIVINPTDSDAVASAVSAANAANVPVITVDRVANSGKVVSHIASNNIEGGQMASDYIRELVGEGTNVAELEGIPGSSAARERGKGFHNVADKSLKVVAKQAADFDRAKGLSVMENILQANSDIKAVFAHNDEMALGAIEALKSAGKTDVVVVGFDATDDAVKAVKDGRMAATIAQKPELIGEKAMETAKEITQGKKVDKFIPIELELIKKK; from the coding sequence ATGAAAAAATGGTTACTGATACTCGTTGCATGCATCATGGTAGTTACTGCTGGTTGTTCAATGGAACCACCAGAATGGGCAAAGGATTCTAGCGATAAAGGTCGAAATAAAACTATTAAAGTTGGATTTTCTGTTTCAACTTTAAATAATCCATTTTTCGTCACGTTGAAAAAAGGTGCAGAAAAGAAGGCAAAAGATAGCGGCATTGAATTAATTGCTGTTGATGCACAAAATGATGCGGCGAAGCAAACAAATGATGTTGAAGATTTAATTCAAAAAGGTGTCGATGTAATTGTTATTAATCCAACCGATTCAGATGCTGTTGCTTCAGCGGTAAGTGCAGCTAATGCAGCCAATGTTCCTGTTATTACAGTAGACCGGGTTGCGAATTCAGGTAAAGTTGTTTCTCATATTGCTTCCAACAATATAGAAGGTGGTCAAATGGCTAGTGATTACATTCGGGAGTTAGTTGGTGAAGGAACAAATGTTGCTGAGTTAGAAGGAATCCCTGGATCGTCTGCTGCTCGTGAGCGTGGGAAAGGATTCCATAACGTAGCTGATAAGTCTTTAAAAGTAGTAGCAAAACAAGCAGCTGATTTCGATCGTGCAAAAGGATTATCCGTTATGGAAAATATTTTGCAAGCAAATAGCGATATAAAAGCAGTGTTTGCTCATAACGATGAAATGGCATTAGGCGCAATTGAGGCATTGAAATCTGCTGGTAAAACAGATGTGGTTGTTGTTGGATTTGATGCAACAGATGATGCTGTAAAAGCGGTTAAAGATGGGCGTATGGCAGCAACAATCGCTCAAAAACCAGAATTAATCGGAGAGAAGGCGATGGAAACAGCGAAAGAGATAACACAAGGTAAAAAAGTGGACAAATTTATTCCGATTGAATTAGAGCTTATTAAGAAAAAATAA
- the rbsK gene encoding ribokinase: MPNIAVVGSISMDLVAVSKIRPKAGETVIGEAFHTIPGGKGANQAVAAARLGANVAMVGAVGNDDYGTVVRKNLENERIFIDYVVPVTDRTTGIAHIVLAEEDNSIVVVQGANALVNESIVDRSKDLLVKADMVVLQLEIPLETVKYVLSICEEHKIPVMLNPAPAQFLSEDILEKATYITPNEHECRIVLNDFTSPIEELLAKYPNKLLMTEGSNGVRFHNGTEVVQVPSIAVDVVDTTGAGDTFNGALAVALSEGATLQKAIRFANIAGGLSVTKLGAQGGMPTRDRVREVQVIVG, encoded by the coding sequence ATGCCAAATATTGCAGTAGTAGGTAGCATTTCAATGGACTTAGTGGCTGTTTCAAAAATACGGCCGAAAGCAGGAGAAACAGTAATTGGTGAAGCGTTTCATACGATACCAGGAGGAAAAGGGGCTAACCAAGCAGTTGCTGCAGCTAGATTAGGAGCAAATGTAGCGATGGTTGGTGCAGTAGGAAATGATGATTACGGAACAGTAGTTAGAAAAAATTTGGAGAACGAACGCATTTTTATCGACTATGTGGTACCGGTTACAGATAGGACGACAGGAATCGCTCATATCGTTTTAGCAGAAGAGGATAACAGTATTGTTGTCGTACAAGGAGCAAATGCTCTTGTAAATGAGTCGATTGTAGATCGTTCAAAAGACCTTCTTGTAAAAGCTGATATGGTTGTTCTTCAACTAGAGATTCCACTTGAAACAGTAAAATACGTTCTGTCTATTTGTGAGGAGCATAAAATTCCAGTTATGTTGAATCCGGCTCCAGCACAATTTTTATCAGAAGATATTTTAGAAAAAGCGACTTATATTACGCCGAATGAACATGAATGTCGCATCGTATTAAATGATTTCACATCACCAATTGAAGAGTTACTTGCGAAATATCCAAATAAGCTATTGATGACGGAAGGGTCTAATGGTGTTCGTTTCCATAACGGAACGGAAGTTGTTCAAGTTCCAAGTATTGCTGTAGACGTAGTAGATACGACTGGAGCAGGTGATACATTTAACGGTGCGTTAGCAGTTGCGCTTTCTGAAGGAGCAACACTTCAAAAGGCAATTCGTTTTGCAAATATTGCTGGTGGTCTTTCTGTAACGAAACTTGGGGCACAGGGCGGTATGCCAACGAGAGATAGAGTACGTGAAGTGCAGGTGATTGTCGGATGA
- a CDS encoding DUF4027 family protein: MKSFQNLSYSQGVSLICLGGFAGSVMLAVLIKMFQQMF; this comes from the coding sequence ATGAAATCATTTCAAAATTTGTCTTATAGCCAAGGGGTAAGTTTAATTTGTTTAGGTGGATTTGCTGGATCTGTTATGTTAGCTGTTTTAATAAAGATGTTTCAGCAAATGTTTTAA
- a CDS encoding MDR family MFS transporter, whose amino-acid sequence MEQQENQNRKLLLIGLVIAMLFAALDGTIVGTAMPRIVGELGGLSLMTWLTTAYMLTSTTVVPIAGKLADLLGRRNVYIAGLIIFMVGSALCGMANGMTELIIFRGIQGLGGGIMMPMAMIIIGDMFTGKERAKWQGIFGALYGLASVIGPQVGGWIVDAVNWRWVFYINLPVGILATIFIAMGLKAHKQTGPIKIDIAGIFTMILGVVSLLLALTFGGKDYAWGSWQIIGLFALAAIGIVSFIIVETKAEEPILPMHFFKNRTFTLLNAIGFFMSIGMFGAIMFVPFFMQGIVGVSAAESGTIMTPMMITMIVMSIIGGQLVLKIGVKPQIITGMLIMASGFWLLTTMDMHTTKLTATSYMMVIGLGMGLVMPILTLALQESFPKKDLGVVTSSSQFFRQIGGTFGITILGSIMNNTSGTTLTNKLVPVLDTFPKEAGQMVTKFKDMIHTDPQSLYSMLFSPEALKQMPEAFSNSIVPILKSSLVDSLHTVFLTGLVFIVVGAIFTIFLQKIKLSDRKKDAEEPAVEEKEKTVSYS is encoded by the coding sequence ATGGAGCAACAAGAAAATCAGAATAGAAAGTTGTTGTTAATCGGTTTAGTAATCGCAATGCTATTTGCTGCATTGGACGGAACAATCGTTGGTACAGCAATGCCGCGTATCGTCGGTGAACTAGGTGGATTAAGTTTAATGACATGGTTAACAACAGCTTACATGTTAACATCAACAACGGTTGTACCGATTGCAGGTAAATTAGCGGATTTACTTGGGCGTCGTAACGTATATATAGCAGGATTAATTATCTTTATGGTTGGTTCAGCGTTATGTGGTATGGCAAACGGTATGACAGAATTAATTATTTTCCGTGGTATTCAAGGTCTTGGTGGCGGTATTATGATGCCAATGGCTATGATTATTATCGGAGATATGTTCACGGGAAAAGAACGTGCTAAATGGCAAGGTATTTTTGGAGCTCTATACGGTCTTGCCTCTGTAATTGGACCACAAGTTGGTGGTTGGATTGTAGACGCAGTGAACTGGAGATGGGTATTCTATATTAACTTACCAGTTGGTATTTTAGCGACAATCTTCATTGCAATGGGATTAAAAGCACATAAACAAACAGGACCAATTAAAATTGATATCGCTGGAATCTTCACGATGATTCTCGGTGTTGTAAGTTTATTACTTGCGTTAACGTTTGGCGGAAAAGATTATGCATGGGGTTCTTGGCAAATTATCGGGTTATTTGCACTAGCTGCCATTGGTATTGTTAGCTTTATTATCGTTGAAACGAAGGCTGAAGAACCAATTTTACCGATGCACTTCTTTAAAAACCGCACATTTACACTACTGAATGCGATCGGTTTCTTTATGAGTATCGGAATGTTTGGAGCAATTATGTTCGTACCGTTCTTTATGCAAGGAATTGTAGGCGTAAGTGCTGCTGAATCAGGAACGATTATGACACCGATGATGATTACAATGATCGTTATGAGTATTATTGGTGGTCAGCTTGTATTAAAAATTGGTGTGAAACCACAAATTATTACAGGGATGCTTATTATGGCTAGTGGTTTCTGGTTATTAACAACGATGGATATGCACACAACTAAGCTTACCGCTACTTCTTATATGATGGTTATCGGTTTAGGAATGGGTCTTGTTATGCCGATATTAACATTAGCATTACAAGAAAGCTTCCCGAAAAAAGATCTTGGCGTTGTAACATCATCAAGTCAATTCTTCCGTCAAATCGGTGGAACGTTTGGGATTACAATTTTAGGATCAATTATGAATAATACTTCAGGCACAACGTTAACAAATAAATTAGTACCTGTATTAGACACATTCCCAAAAGAAGCGGGACAAATGGTAACAAAATTTAAAGATATGATTCATACAGATCCACAAAGTTTATATTCTATGCTATTTAGTCCAGAGGCATTAAAACAAATGCCAGAAGCATTTTCTAATAGCATCGTACCAATTTTGAAAAGCTCTTTAGTGGACTCACTTCATACTGTATTCTTAACAGGATTGGTATTTATCGTAGTAGGTGCTATCTTTACGATTTTCTTACAGAAAATTAAACTGTCTGATCGTAAAAAAGATGCTGAAGAGCCTGCTGTAGAAGAAAAGGAAAAAACTGTATCATATTCGTAA
- a CDS encoding MarR family winged helix-turn-helix transcriptional regulator codes for MPNDMTHIDKIQALTFAIGKKMQTELLEQMQASGLTPPQFYILKILDHYGASRATQLAEKMYVKPSAITVMTDRLIDHGLVERYHDDNDRRVVVIELTKKGKSTVEEAMAARNEHIAKYFSHLELQEREDLLRLFEKLETIICGKPEKKEKN; via the coding sequence ATGCCAAATGATATGACTCATATTGATAAGATTCAAGCTCTTACATTCGCTATAGGAAAGAAAATGCAAACAGAGCTATTAGAACAAATGCAAGCATCAGGACTTACACCACCGCAGTTTTATATTTTAAAGATTTTAGATCATTACGGAGCTTCAAGAGCGACACAATTGGCGGAGAAAATGTACGTGAAACCGAGCGCGATTACAGTAATGACTGATCGTTTAATTGATCATGGGTTAGTAGAGCGCTATCACGACGATAATGATCGCCGCGTTGTTGTCATTGAGCTAACGAAGAAGGGGAAATCTACAGTAGAAGAAGCGATGGCGGCTCGTAATGAGCATATTGCAAAGTACTTCTCACACTTAGAATTACAAGAGAGGGAAGATTTGTTGCGCCTCTTTGAAAAGCTAGAAACAATTATTTGCGGGAAACCAGAGAAAAAAGAGAAAAACTAA
- the fsa gene encoding fructose-6-phosphate aldolase, with product MKFFIDTANINEIKEANALGVVAGVTTNPSLVAKEGVDFHERIREICSFIEGPVSAEVISLEADKMIEEGKELAKIAPNVVVKVPMTTEGLKAVKAFSDLGIRTNVTLVFSAVQALLAARAGATYVSPFLGRLDDIGHNGMDLIRQIAEIFAIHGIETEIIAASVRHSVHVTEAALNGSHIATIPANVIASLVKHPLTDQGIEKFLADWEKTQEK from the coding sequence ATGAAATTTTTTATTGATACAGCAAACATTAACGAAATTAAAGAGGCAAATGCATTAGGTGTAGTAGCTGGAGTAACGACAAATCCATCACTTGTAGCAAAAGAAGGCGTAGATTTCCATGAGCGTATTCGTGAAATTTGCAGCTTTATTGAAGGACCTGTAAGCGCAGAAGTAATTAGCTTAGAAGCTGATAAAATGATTGAAGAAGGAAAAGAGTTAGCAAAAATCGCTCCAAACGTTGTTGTAAAAGTTCCAATGACAACAGAAGGCTTAAAAGCAGTAAAAGCATTCTCAGATTTAGGAATTCGTACGAACGTTACATTAGTATTCTCAGCGGTGCAGGCATTACTTGCAGCTCGCGCTGGTGCGACATACGTTTCACCGTTCTTAGGTCGCCTAGATGATATCGGTCATAACGGTATGGACTTAATTCGCCAAATCGCAGAAATCTTTGCAATTCACGGCATTGAAACAGAAATCATTGCAGCATCTGTCCGTCACAGTGTTCATGTAACAGAAGCAGCATTAAACGGTTCACATATTGCAACAATCCCAGCAAACGTAATCGCTTCATTAGTGAAGCACCCATTAACAGATCAAGGAATTGAGAAATTCTTAGCTGATTGGGAAAAAACACAAGAGAAATAA